The genomic window GTCCCGAGTCCAGGATTAAGTACTTAAAACCCAGCCCATAAAGGTATTGCTAGTATATGTATTCAAGGAAATTAGAGGACGCAGGGATAGCAGTCAGGGGAAGCATTCTATTATCTCTGAGCCTCCTGCGGCAGCTGGGTCTTTGAGGCAGCAGAGTAAATAGATCTTTCTCTGCAGGTAGCCAATGAGACTCACGGGCATGTGGGTGCTGACTTAGCAGCCCTGTGCTCAGAGGCTGCTCTGCAAGCCATCCGCAAGAAGATGGATCTCATTGACCTAGAGGATGAGACCATTGATGCCGAGGTCATGAACTCTTTAGCAGTTACTATGGATGACTTCCGGGTAAGGACCACACCCCTGCCTCAGGTACACACATATGTGCTTTGACCCCTCCCCTGGTAAGTCTCATCCCCagttttccctccttttctagTGGGCCTTGAGCCAGAGTAACCCATCAGCACTGAGGGAAACCGTGGTAGAGGTGCCACAGGTAACCTGGGAAGACATCGGGGGCCTAGAGGATGTCAAACGTGAGCTTCAGGAGCTGGTCCAGGTAGGGTAACTTGGTCCAGGGTGAGTCACTGCCTCAGTACATTGTAATTGACCTTGATGATCTTAGGGTGTCAACACGTTTGCTGCAAGAGATGTGAGAGCACGACTTAGGAACCTATTTTTCTTAGATTTGAGGCACTAAGGAGTCTGCTTCTAGAGAACCTGGATCTGATACCATTGGGTACACCATGAAGTAATGGAGGGCATGCTTCTGTTTAGTTAGGTTTCTTTCACAAGGTGGAGGTAACCTTGaaccctctttccttttcctcctagTATCCTGTGGAACACCCAGACAAATTCCTGAAGTTTGGCATGACACCCTCCAAGGGAGTTCTGTTCTATGGACCTCCTGGCTGTGGGAAAACTTTGTTGGCCAAAGCCATTGCTAATGAATGCCAGGCCAACTTCATCTCCATCAAAGGTCCTGAGCTTCTCACCATGTGGTTTGGGGAGTCTGAGGCCAATGTCAGAGAAATCTTTGACAAGGTGAGCTACAATAGGCTGAGCTATCTATTGATTTGCCTGGGGACAAGGAATAGAGGCTGTTTTTCTTTAAGACGGTTGAAACATTCTTATTACTGGCTGCTCAACTGGACAGCAAGTCACTTGATTTTCTGAGGTGTGagagagctgttttttttttgttgttgttttttttttttcttaaattgagacagggtctggctctgttgcccaggctggagggcagtggtacagtcatagttCACAGTAACCTTGAAAACTGGGCTGAAGCCATTCTACagcagactcctgagtagctgggactacaggcatgcgtcaccacatctggctaattttttattttttgtagagatgaagtctcagtatgttgcccatgctggttttggatttctgacctcaagtgatcctcccaccttggccttccaaagtgctgggaatacaggtgtgagccaccacgtttgGCCGAGAGATCTAGTTTTGTTAATGCTTGAATCAATCCATTCCTCCTACAGGCCCGCCAAGCTGCCCCATGTGTGCTATTCTTTGATGAGCTGGATTCGATTGCCAAGGCTCGTGGAGGTAACATTGGAGATGGTGGTGGGGCTGCTGACCGAGTCATCAACCAGATCCTGACAGAAATGGATGGcatgtccacaaaaaaaaatgtgttcatcaTTGGCGCTACCAACCGGCCTGACATCATTGATCCTGCCATCCTCAGACCTGGCCGTCTTGATCAGCTCATCTACATCCCACTTCCTGATGAGAAGTCACGTGTTGCCATCCTCAAGGCTAACCTGCGCAAGTCCCCAGTTGCCAAGGCAGGTGCAGGATCATGGGCTGTGGGAGACTTGTATGAGTCCTCAGTCTGGTATAGAGTGCTCTTTGGGTTCTGGACAAGATTGCTTTGGGGTTAGGGTTGGTCTAAAGGGAAGGTAGAATTTTTGAGGGTATTAAGATAATCTAGAATCAGGAATAAAATGAGGTGGCCAAAGAAGGGGCAAACTAGTTGGGAGTGCTTGGATGGCCCAAAGATCTGTGTATCTCAAGAGAGAAGAGGCTAAATACTAAGGTAGCTCTGCTGCTTCTTTTAGGATGTGGACTTGGAGTTCCTGGCTAAAATGACTAATGGCTTCTCTGGAGCTGACCTTACAGAGATTTGCCAGCGTGCTTGCAAGCTGGCCATCCGTGAATCCATCGAAAGTGAGATTAGGCGAGAACGAGAGAGGCAGACAAACCCATCAGCCATGGTGAGTCTGTATCCTTTCCCTAGATGTGCCAGTCATGGGGAGCCAGGcagcagccaccaccatgccctagAGTTGGGAGTAGAAGTTGTTGAAAAGATCATCTGAGAAGAATGTTAATAGGGCATCAAAGATAAAGAATACTGAGGTGAATCCATTCAATTTGGAATAAGGCCGAGAAGAGATGGGCAGGCTCCATTCTCAGTCTAAACCAAGCTCCATGAGGGAAATCAAAGTATGAGAGTGCACCAAACAGAGCAaggtttttgttcttgtttttgttttttttgagacgaagtcttgctccgttgcccagaccgaagtgcagtggcgcgatctcggctcactgcaacctccgcctcccaggtgcaagcctttctcctgcctcagcctcccgagtagctgggactacaggtgcatgccaccacgcccggctagttttttgtatttttttttagtagagacggggtttcaccgtgttagccaggatggtctcgatcttctgaccttgtgatccgcccgccttgggctttcaaagtgctgggattacaggcgtgagctgcagAGCAAGGTTTTGAACTGAGATGAGACCCATATACCTGTCCCTGATGGTTGGGGAAGGGATGGGGTCCACAGTCCTcccaaaatgaaaagacaaattcaTGTGTGTGTAAGCTCCATAAAGGTAGGATCTCTGTCATCTCACTTGTTTTCCACTATGTCCTGTGTTACCcttaattaattcattaagttCCAAACATGGGACTtaatgaatgagcaaataaatggctttctttctgttttgaagAGTCTGTGACCTTCTCTCTCCCATAAAAGCTTAAAACTACTGATGAACTAATCCTAGGAAGCAGTCTCATAAGTCACAGCAATTGGCCTCTCAATGGAAGAGATAGGTTTTGAGCTGGGCTGTGAAGAGAGTATAATTTGAATAAAGGGAATAAGCAGCCCAAATAATGTGCTCTAGTAGTAGGATTGCAATCATTGGGAAACCCTGGGTATATTTAAGAGTATATATGTCACTGAAAGTGAGACCACTGGGTAGGATGTAATCCAAATGTGGTAAGCACTGAAAGCCATTGGCATTTCCTTTTAAAGTATTAAGCCCTAGTGATCTGTGTTTACCAACTATAGGAGGTAGAAGAGGATGATCCAGTGCCTGAGATCCGTCGAGATCACTTTGAAGAAGCCATGCGCTTTGCGCGCCGTTCTGTCAGTGACAATGACATTCGGAAGTACGAGATGTTTGCGCAGACCCTTCAGCAGAGTCGGGGCTTTGGCAGCTTCAGGTAACTTGGTTGGGAGCCTTAGACAGTGCTTAAGTTACTTTGGGGACCTACACCAAAAAGGGAATGGGAGTCCTAAGGAAGCTAGAGGGGTAGTTGTGGAAATCTTACACAGGCTCTGTCCTAACCGTCTTTTTTGGCTTTGCTCTCGTACACAGATTCCCTTCAGGGAACCAGGGTGGAGCTGGCCCCAGTCAGGGCAGTGGAGGCGGCACAGGTGGCAGTGTATACACAGAAGACAATGACGATGACCTGTATGGCTAAGTGGTGGTGGCCAGCATGCAGTGAGCTGGCCTGCCCGGACCTTGttccctgggggtgggggcgcTTGCCCAGGAGAGGGACCAGGGGTGCGCCCACAGCCTGCTCCATTCTTCAGTCTGAACAGTTCAGCTACAGTCTGACTCTGGACAGGGGGTTTCTgttgcaaaaatacaaaacaaaagcgAAAAAATAAAAGCGATTTTCATTTGGTAGGTGGAGAGTGAATTACCAACAGGGAATTGGGCCTTGGGCCTATGCCATTTCTATTGTAGTTTGGGGCAGTGCAGGGGACCTGTGTGGGGTGTGAACCAAGGCACTACTGCCACCTGCCACAGTAAAGCATCTGCACTTGACTCAGTGCTGCCCGAGCCCTCCCTTCCCCCTATCCAACCTGGGTAGGTGGGTAGGGGCCACAGTTGCTGGGTGTTTATATAGAGAGTAGGTTGATTTATTTTACatgcttttgagttaatgttggaaaACTAATCACAAGCAGTTTCTAAACCAAAAAATGACATGTTGTAAAAGGACAATAAACGTTGGGTCAAAATGGAGCCTGAGTCCTGGGCCCTGTGCCTGCTTCTTTTCCTGGGAAGAGCTTTGGGCTACCCACCAATCCCAAGGCATTCTTCCAAATGTGAAATCCTGGAAGTAAGATTGCACCTTCTTCCTTTCCTGATCAACATCAGTATGATGTCTCCTGTTGCCTCACCCTGTGTGTGCAGTATCACTGGATAGGACTGGTGGAAAGGGAGCAGCCTGACAGAGCTCCAAATGCGGAGAATATGGCATCCCTCCACCTATATTTGATGTGAACGGTAAGGCTAGGCCTGCAGAATCCCTTATCCTGACCAAAGACTGTGTTTAGGAGCCATTTGAAAATCATAGGGTTGCAAAAAAATACAATCTTATTTGCAGGTGGATATTCTCTATACTCCCTTTTAATGCATCTAAAAATCCCAAACATCCCCTGGTTGGTGATCACTTAGCGTTGTGCCCACCtttattttatgtactttgtttgatttaaaaaaaaaaaagctttttgttAATATAAGATTTtagtattgaatttttttttccaaacagaaaaTAGACTGTCCTCTTCAATCACTTAGTGCTTCTGGGGTCAGTACAATGATGCCTCACCCAGAGGGAGAGTAgtgcagagaaaataaattactaaatataTGTTGATTGGGTTTGGGACATAAAAGACAGTCCTGAACACCATAACTTTGAATAAAATACTGTAGTCTCCAAAGATCAAAATCCCTAAAGtctaaaattctgaaaatcacaATCCCAAAAGGTCAAAATCCCAAAATACAATTCTGGAAGAAATGCTAAACATTCTTCGAAAatttacttacatttaaaaaagcgtatttatttgagaaacaaCACGACAGAACATTTCATAGGCCACTTTACACGATAAAATAGGGAATAATAACGTTTTTGCAAGGTAAACACTCAGGTATACCAACAACAGTTGCACAGATAGAACGGTGATGAGCAGATGAAAcatattcataaagaaataggtCAGAAAGTGAAATGTATAAATGCTTGTCACTATGCTTGGTAATTGTGGGCATCTAGCTTTATAACTGTGGTCAACTGTAATACTGTGACAGAAAACCTAAGTCTTGATGAGATGGTTCAAAAACTGTTACGGTAACCACTGCATTGTCTCCCAAAGAGACGAAGTCTTGAGAACGATTTATTCTTCACAAATGCACGTGTACAAAAAACAGATGTCTCTTCATTTATTGAGGaactttcaacatttttatgCACACATACAATGCTCACACACAGAGTCAACATTGTGGTCGTGGAGTCAAATTTTTAATGTCCAAGGCACCAGAAGAAAAATCTGTCCTAGTCTGgacgcggtggctcgtgcctgtaatcccagcactttgggaggctgaggcgggcggatcacctgaggtcaggagtttgagaccagcctgaccaacgtggagaaaccccatctccactaaaaatacaaaattagccaggcgtggtggcgcatgcctgtactcccagctacttgggtgggagactgaggcagagaatagcttgaacccgggacacggaggttgtggtgagctgagatcgcgccattgcaccccagactgggcaacaagagtgaaactccatcttaagaagaaaaatctatcCTAGCTCTTACAGACCAATTGCCTTCTGTATTTGTTCTCTCTGGGACCCCGCCTGTTGGATGGTACCCAACAACATCGAAGGCAGGTCTTCCCCACTGAGCCCACTCAGACTTACAAACTAATCTCCAGAAacaacctcacagacacacccagataATGCTTTGCCAGATTTCTAAATACTTAATCCAGTAAAactgacacctaaaattaagtcCACAATTCTGCTCATTGGCAACTTGGCACCCTGATGTGTCTCTTTAAACGATACTTAAGACAATAACAAGGTAATAGTTCTGTATAGCATGATGCAACTATCTTGTTTACAACCAAAAACGTACTAATCCCTTCCccagaatttgaaattttatgttgTCCAGCTTGTGATTTTAGGGATTTTGATCTTTTGGGACTTCAACATTTGGGATTATGGTGTTTGGGATTGTGTCCTTCAGAATTATGATCAACACTGATATTAGTCATCCTAGACTTTATACGAGGCAAGACCAGGCTCCCTTTTggtctacatagaaaatctttAAGGATGCATGATACTTATATTGGTTGATTAAACTGGAGCAGCTCTGGAACTCATGCTGCGAAATGGATATTTTTgcacttttggtattttttatttcagtaggtttttaGGGAACAAGTGGTGGTTGGTTacataaattctttagtggtgatttcttttttttttttttttgagacggagtctcgctctgtcacccaggctggagtgcagtggccggatctcagctcactgcaagctccgcctcccgggttcacgccattctcctgcctcagcctcccgagtagctgggactacaggtgcctgccacctcgcccggctaagtttttgtatttttagtagagacagggtttcactgtgttacccaggatggtctcgatctcctgacctcgtgatccgcccgtctcggcctcccaaagtgctgggattacaggcttgagccaccgcgcccggcctttagtggtgatttctaaggttttggtgcacctgtcattTGAGCGGTGTACACCATactcaatgtgtagtcttttatccctcacccccctcccaccttttccctgagtccccaaagtccattgtgtcattcttatgcctttgcattctcatagcttagctcccatttacaagtgagaacatacgatgtttggttttccattcctgagttacttcacttagaataatgattttctggttgctgcaaatgccattatttcgttccttatggctgagtaatattccctggtatgtatatataccacaaattttttttttttttttttttttttttttttttgagacggaatctccctctgtcacccaggctggagtgcagtggcatgatctcggctcactgcaacctctgcctcccgagttcaagccattcgcctgcctcagcctcccatgtaggtggggttacaggcacatgccaccacacccagctagtttttgtatttttagtagagacggggcttcgccgtgttggcctggctggtcttgagctcctgacctcagttatACCACAATTCAATTTATCCacttattgatgggcatttgggctggttccattagttttgcaattgcaaattgtgctgctataaacgtgcatttacaagtatcttttttatataatgacttattttcctctgggtagatacctagtattgggattgctggaataaatggtagttctacttttagttctttgaggactctccacactgttttccatagtggttgtactagtttacattcccaccagcagtgtaaagtgttcctgatcaccacatccacaccaacatcttttattttttgactttgattatggccattcttacaggagtaaggTGTTATcacattgtgggtttgatttgcatttctgtgatcattagtgatgttgagcattttttaatatgtttgttggccatttgtgtatcttcctttgaaaattgtctattcatgtccttagagcactttttgataggatcgtttttttcttgctgatttgtttgagtttcttgtagatcctggatattagtcttttttgGGTGTATaggttgcaaagattttctcccactctgtgggttgtccttttactctgctgattgtttcttttgctgtgcagaagctttttaatttaattgagttccatctatttatctttgtttttgttgcatttacttttggaTTCTTGGGTCGTGAAGTCTTTGCTTAAGCCAATgtttagaagggtttttctgatgttctagaatttttatggtttcaggttttagatttaagtctttgaaccatctggagttgattttttttttttttttttgagacggagtctccctccaTCACCCAGCCCAGGAGTActccatctcagctcagtgcaacctctgcctcccgggctcaagtgattctcctgcttcaagcctcccaagtagctgggattgcaggcatgcatcaccacgcctctggctaatttttgtatttttagtagagacggggtttcacccatgttggccaggctggtctcaaactcctgacctcaggtgatcctcccgcctcggcctcccaaagtgctgggatttcacgcatgagctgctgcaccaggcctcgagttgatttttgtataaggtgagagataaggatccagtttcattcttctacatgtgagtTGCCAGTTATACCTGTATAGCTGTGAACAAGGTGATAGCTCTTTTGGGGCCTCAAGTTTCTTAGTCTGataaaatgattgaaaaatgCTTTCTAAACTGCAGAAACCTGCATACTTAAACCAAGAGGCAAATTGTGTAGGCAGTCCATCTTTCCCCTCACATTATTCCTAGAAAGAAATTGGAATGTGATCTTACTGTAGCTGATCACTTTATAGAGGGTAAACACTGCGATTAGAGGTTGGATTTCTGACCAAGAATATGGTATCAAATAGAGGACCAGCAGTATGCCATAGAGGCAAAAACAAAGATGGAACAGTATACCTCATATCTTAAAACATGTTTACGtctggccaggcgctgtggctcacacctgtaatcccagcactttgggaggccgaggcgggtggaccactaactaggtcaagagattgagactattctggataacacaatgaaaccctgtctccactaaaagtacaaaaaattagccgggtgtggtggtggacacctgtaatcccagctactcgggaggagaatggcatgaacccgggaggcgaagcttgcagtgagtctaggcgacagagcaagactccgtctcaaaaaaaaaaaaaaaaaaaaagctatctgtctatctatatgtatatatagatagattgATCTAAGGTACTGATCCTACAAATTCCCCTGAAAGTCCAGTGGACACAGTGCCCATGAAGGATGCAGGTCTTCCATTTCAGCTGAACTGTGGCAAATGTCAAGTGCTTTGCTAACCCTTGCTCAGCCCTACAACCCACTAAGGgctttaaaatacttaatataggatttggatttttttttttataaagctaCTCAGAGAAGTATGGACTCACGTTCCCatgtaaaatggaaattcagAATTGCATTGTCTTTGGAGATCATAGTAGTGGGAGAGGGAAAGTACCTTTAGTTCCACCCTTGGCCAGCAGGTGGTGAGTTTTGGACTCAGACCCTATAGACAGGTTTGGGCTAAATAAAGCTTTGGAACAGAACAGTGACACAAGGAAGCAGCATGTACCTTCTGACTGGTTGATTCTCAACCAAATATACAGACTAGAGAGAATATGATAGAGTGGAAAGAACACTCAATTGAGAATTTGGGCTTGACCTCAGAGAACCTCATGTTAAAGCCTTACTATCAGGAAACAGGAGTTGTCAAC from Macaca thibetana thibetana isolate TM-01 chromosome 15, ASM2454274v1, whole genome shotgun sequence includes these protein-coding regions:
- the VCP gene encoding transitional endoplasmic reticulum ATPase isoform X1, with translation MASGADSKGDDLSTAILKQKNRPNRLIVDEAINEDNSVVSLSQPKMDELQLFRGDTVLLKGKKRREAVCIVLSDDTCSDEKIRMNRVVRNNLRVRLGDVISIQPCPDVKYGKRIHVLPIDDTVEGITGNLFEVYLKPYFLEAYRPIRKGDIFLVRGGMRAVEFKVVETDPSPYCIVAPDTVIHCEGEPIKREDEEESLNEVGYDDIGGCRKQLAQIKEMVELPLRHPALFKAIGVKPPRGILLYGPPGTGKTLIARAVANETGAFFFLINGPEIMSKLAGESESNLRKAFEEAEKNAPAIIFIDELDAIAPKREKTHGEVERRIVSQLLTLMDGLKQRAHVIVMAATNRPNSIDPALRRFGRFDREVDIGIPDATGRLEILQIHTKNMKLADDVDLEQVANETHGHVGADLAALCSEAALQAIRKKMDLIDLEDETIDAEVMNSLAVTMDDFRWALSQSNPSALRETVVEVPQVTWEDIGGLEDVKRELQELVQYPVEHPDKFLKFGMTPSKGVLFYGPPGCGKTLLAKAIANECQANFISIKGPELLTMWFGESEANVREIFDKARQAAPCVLFFDELDSIAKARGGNIGDGGGAADRVINQILTEMDGMSTKKNVFIIGATNRPDIIDPAILRPGRLDQLIYIPLPDEKSRVAILKANLRKSPVAKDVDLEFLAKMTNGFSGADLTEICQRACKLAIRESIESEIRRERERQTNPSAMEVEEDDPVPEIRRDHFEEAMRFARRSVSDNDIRKYEMFAQTLQQSRGFGSFRFPSGNQGGAGPSQGSGGGTGGSVYTEDNDDDLYG
- the VCP gene encoding transitional endoplasmic reticulum ATPase isoform X2, translating into MDELQLFRGDTVLLKGKKRREAVCIVLSDDTCSDEKIRMNRVVRNNLRVRLGDVISIQPCPDVKYGKRIHVLPIDDTVEGITGNLFEVYLKPYFLEAYRPIRKGDIFLVRGGMRAVEFKVVETDPSPYCIVAPDTVIHCEGEPIKREDEEESLNEVGYDDIGGCRKQLAQIKEMVELPLRHPALFKAIGVKPPRGILLYGPPGTGKTLIARAVANETGAFFFLINGPEIMSKLAGESESNLRKAFEEAEKNAPAIIFIDELDAIAPKREKTHGEVERRIVSQLLTLMDGLKQRAHVIVMAATNRPNSIDPALRRFGRFDREVDIGIPDATGRLEILQIHTKNMKLADDVDLEQVANETHGHVGADLAALCSEAALQAIRKKMDLIDLEDETIDAEVMNSLAVTMDDFRWALSQSNPSALRETVVEVPQVTWEDIGGLEDVKRELQELVQYPVEHPDKFLKFGMTPSKGVLFYGPPGCGKTLLAKAIANECQANFISIKGPELLTMWFGESEANVREIFDKARQAAPCVLFFDELDSIAKARGGNIGDGGGAADRVINQILTEMDGMSTKKNVFIIGATNRPDIIDPAILRPGRLDQLIYIPLPDEKSRVAILKANLRKSPVAKDVDLEFLAKMTNGFSGADLTEICQRACKLAIRESIESEIRRERERQTNPSAMEVEEDDPVPEIRRDHFEEAMRFARRSVSDNDIRKYEMFAQTLQQSRGFGSFRFPSGNQGGAGPSQGSGGGTGGSVYTEDNDDDLYG